GTGATCTCTCCGTCGCAGCGGGCGGAGCTGGTGGCGCGTGATCCATGCAACGTCGTGAACGTGGACCTGCCGGCGGCGCCCGGCGGAGGCGACCCGTACGCGGAGGCGGCACGCCTCCTGGCCGAGTGGCGCGCGAGCGGCGTGCTGGTGCGCGACGAGCAGCCGTCCGCGTACGTGCTTCGCACCTCGGGCCGGTTTCCGGACGGCTCGGTGCGGGAGCGGACCGGGGTGTTCCTGGCGGTGGCGGCGGAACCGTTCTCCAGGGGGCGAGTCCTCCCGCACGAGCGCACCCACGCCGCGGCGAAGGAGGATCGCCGGAGGCTGATGCACGCGACGGGCGCCAACCTGAGTGCCGTGTTCCTGCTGGCGCCCGACGGAACGGGGAAGCTCGACGGGGCGCTGCGCCAGGCGACGGCGCGCCCGCCGTGGGCACGGTGTCCGGCCCTGGGGTCGGACCAGGCCATCTGGGTCGTGACGGGAGCGGAGGCCGAGCAGCTCGCCGCGGCGGCGGGCGCCGAGAGCGTGTACGTGGCCGACGGGCACCACCGCTTCGAGACCTCGGTGATGTTCAGGGACGAAGCGCCGTCAGCCTGGCAGGCTGGCGCGGCGCGCACCCTGGCCTACGTGGTGTCGTTCCGCGACCCCGGACTCGTGATCCTGGCCACGCACCGCATGCTCGAGGGTGCGCCGTTCGAGCCGGACGCCTTCCTGGCGGCGGCCGCGCCCTACTTCGCGATCGCACCGACCCGGAAGGAGCCCACGCTCTCGGTCGTCTTCAAGGGAGGCCGGGAGGTGGCGCTGGCGGTGCGGCCGAAGGCGAAGTGGCCGAAGGTGAATGACCAGGCCGTGCATCCGGCGGTGCGCGCGCTGGAGGTGGCCGCGGCCGACAGCCTGGCCGTAGGCGTCGTCGCCGCATCGCTCCTGGGGACGGCGCCGGCGCTGCGCTACACGGCCGACGTCGCCGAGGCGCGCGAGGCCGGCCGCGAGGGCCGCTGCGCCTGCGCGCTGATACTGCCGCCGACGCGCCTCGAGGCGGTGCGGCGAGTGGCGGATGCGGGGCAGATCATGCCGCCCAAGTCCACCTTCTTCGCTCCGAAGGTGCCGACGGGCGTCGTGCTCCGTCCGTTCGACGCCCCGGTCTAGTCCTTGGCCGGCGCCGCGAGCGCCCGGATGATCGCGCGGCAGAACGCCGGGAGGTCCGCGGGCGTGCGGGAAGAGATCAGATTGCCGTCCACCACGACCGGCTCGTCGAGGTAGGTGGCGCCCGCGTTGACCACGTCGTCGCGGATGGCGCGCACGCAGGTCACGCGGCGTCCCTTCAGCAGGCCGGCGGACACCGGCACCCAGGCGGCGTGGCAGATGAACGCCACCGGCTTCCCGGCCTCCGCGATCGCCCGGGTGATGCCGAGCAACTTCTCCGAGCGCCGCATCTGGTCCGGAGCGTAGCCTCCCGGGATGACCAGGCCGTCGTAGACCTCGGCATACAGGTCGTCCACGAAGCTGTCGACCGTGACCGGGTAACCCTTCTTGCCCAGGTAGGTCTTCTCACCCAGCCCTGCCACGACCGTCTTCGCGCCTTCCTCCTCGAGGCGGATCTTCGGATACCACAACTCGAGGTCCTCGTACTGCGGGCCCACGAAGAACAGCACCGTCTTGCCCTTGAGCATCATGGGGCCGACCTCACGGTTTCGGGTGGCCGATCAGGACCTTCTGTTCCTTGGCTGTGACTGGCGGTGCAATGACGGGCAAGCCCGTCACCGCGCGTAGCGCCTCGGTGACGTCCGACTCGGTGATCAAGCTGGTGCCGGCCACCACCTGGCGCCAGACGCGCTCGACACCCGGGCCGCCGACCTCGACGGCGAAGGTGCGGATCTCGGCGTCGCTGACCCGACGGTCCGGGGCCGCACGGGCGGCGGCCAGCATCCGGCGCGCGACGTCGCCCAGCGTGGCCTCGCCGTCGGTGCCGCGGCGGATGGCGCCGTCGAGCAGCAGCCCGGCGAGCATCCCTTTGCGGTAGACGAGGAGGGTGGTGTTGTCTCCCAGGACGTTCTCGTGCTGCTCCTGGGTCATGGTCATGCTCGTGTCGCGTTCGATGCGCTGGTAGTTGCGCAGCGACTGGTAACAGAGGTCGGCGAGGTCGTCGGGCCGGCCGCTCCACTCGGCCTCGAGTCGAGCGGCGAAGTAGTCGGTGACGCCCTCCGTCCACCACCGATCGGTGTCCATCGCCCCGCCGAACCACAGGTGCAGGGTTTCGTGGAACACGTCGTGAATGCGCGCCCGCTCCAGCAACTCGCCCGGCTCCCAGATCAGTGCGATGCTCGACCGTCCCTGCAGGCTGCCGCTGGTGCGCCCCTTCGAGCCGACGTCGCTGGTGTACGTGACCCGGGGCACGGGCACCCCCCCCAGGGCCTCCGACGCGCTGCGCAGGCTGGCCGCGATCACCTCTTCGAGCGCGGAGTCGCCGAAGTGCCGCTCGCCGCGCACCGCGAGGACGAACGGCGTGCCCCCGGCGGTGTCGCGAAGCAGGCGGAAGTCGGGGGCCGCAGCCAGGGTGGTGCCGAGAAGGGCACTGCTGCCAGCCGGGTTGAAGGCCTCCTGGTCCACCCCCCACGCGGTGACCACGTGCCAGCCGGGCGGCGTGATGAAGTGCACCCAGATGAGCGGATAAGGGCGATCCGGGCCGTAGGCCGACGCGTCCGGCGCCACGAAGACCCCGCGGCCGACGGCGTAGAGGTGGGCGTCGTTCAGCCCGGCGCCCGTAGAGCTGAGCGCGACGCCGCTCTGGAAGTCCAGGCGATAGCGGAACCGTACCGCGCCCGCCGAGGCGACGATCCGGTAGCCATGGGCGACCGGGCGCACGGAGAGAGGCCTTCCGTTGTCGTCGGTAGCGGCGAGTCCCTCGACGTCGGTCCCGGCGGAGAGGGACGCCGATGGAACCGACAGCGCGATGCTCTCGGCGGCCGTCGTCGTGAGGCGGGCCTCGATCGACAGGTGGGCCGGCGGCGAGGCGATGACGTCCACGTCGTACACGAGCGTGTCCCGCCGCTCCTGCGCTGCAGCGGTCACCGGCACGGCGGACAGGAGAGCGGCCGCGACGCCGAGCGCGACCGCTCCGCTGTCGCGGCTAGCCCGCGTATTTCATCCCGGCGTCGTCCAATGCGAGCACTCGGCGCCCGGCCTCGAGTCCCGCCTCGACGACCTCTCCCAGAACGAGGGTATGGTCGCCGGCGGGCATCGTGGCGACCAGACGGCACTCGAGCCATCCGAGTCCCTCGCTGAGAATCGGTGCGCCGGTGACGGGCGCGGGACGGGAGGGCACGCCTTGGAGCTTGGCGGGTTGGCGTCGCGACGACCGCCCGAGTTGCTCGGCCAGCTCACGCTGGCCCTCGGCGAGCACGTTGACCGCGAACCCGCGCGCGTCGCGGATCATCGGCAGGCTCTTGGATTCGTTCTGGAGGGCGACCACGAGCATCGGTGGGGTGAACGCCGCCTGCATCACCCAGTTGGCCGTCATGCCGTGGTCCTCGCCCTCGCTCATCACCGTCACGGCGTAGAGGCCGTACGGGAAATGGCGCAGGACGGTCTTCTTGGCCTCTTCGTTCACCGGCGCCTTCGCGGCAGGGGTCTCGGGGACAAGGTAGTGGCGGCGCCCCCGCCGCGCGAGATAGCCGGTCGCTGGGCCGCCGAACGACGCGACTCGGCGCGCGGCGCGATCGTCGGCGGCCGGGTCGTCTGCGGCGCCCACCGAGGTCGCCAGCCCCGCGGCGTTGAGCGGGGCCTGGCAGGCGGCT
This region of Gemmatimonadales bacterium genomic DNA includes:
- a CDS encoding DUF1015 domain-containing protein yields the protein MKDVSLFTPFRGERYADAASLERRLAPPYDVISPSQRAELVARDPCNVVNVDLPAAPGGGDPYAEAARLLAEWRASGVLVRDEQPSAYVLRTSGRFPDGSVRERTGVFLAVAAEPFSRGRVLPHERTHAAAKEDRRRLMHATGANLSAVFLLAPDGTGKLDGALRQATARPPWARCPALGSDQAIWVVTGAEAEQLAAAAGAESVYVADGHHRFETSVMFRDEAPSAWQAGAARTLAYVVSFRDPGLVILATHRMLEGAPFEPDAFLAAAAPYFAIAPTRKEPTLSVVFKGGREVALAVRPKAKWPKVNDQAVHPAVRALEVAAADSLAVGVVAASLLGTAPALRYTADVAEAREAGREGRCACALILPPTRLEAVRRVADAGQIMPPKSTFFAPKVPTGVVLRPFDAPV
- a CDS encoding type 1 glutamine amidotransferase domain-containing protein, with product MMLKGKTVLFFVGPQYEDLELWYPKIRLEEEGAKTVVAGLGEKTYLGKKGYPVTVDSFVDDLYAEVYDGLVIPGGYAPDQMRRSEKLLGITRAIAEAGKPVAFICHAAWVPVSAGLLKGRRVTCVRAIRDDVVNAGATYLDEPVVVDGNLISSRTPADLPAFCRAIIRALAAPAKD
- a CDS encoding flavin reductase family protein; the encoded protein is MGAADDPAADDRAARRVASFGGPATGYLARRGRRHYLVPETPAAKAPVNEEAKKTVLRHFPYGLYAVTVMSEGEDHGMTANWVMQAAFTPPMLVVALQNESKSLPMIRDARGFAVNVLAEGQRELAEQLGRSSRRQPAKLQGVPSRPAPVTGAPILSEGLGWLECRLVATMPAGDHTLVLGEVVEAGLEAGRRVLALDDAGMKYAG